The following DNA comes from Papaver somniferum cultivar HN1 chromosome 4, ASM357369v1, whole genome shotgun sequence.
CCATCTGGTAATGCGTGCTTTATAGTCTCAATGGATATATGTGCAGAGAGTTTCGACGAACTGACGAATTGCAACTTCCAGTGACTCTAGGCAGCATCTTGGGATATGAATATGGGAATTCTGCAAGGGTGCCTCTGTGTGCCTGCTTATAATAAAGAGACCTATGAAGTATGGGTAATGCAAGATCACGGGGTTCCAGAATCTTGACTAAACTTTACACCACTGCGAGAGCAATGCGTGTGAAGTTTATCGGGTCTTTAAAGAATCTACCGCCTAGAGCTGGGACAATAGAGGATGGTCCAAATCTTGGACATGAGGTGGCACAATCTCAATGGAGGGGAATGTTAGTAGTGGGGTGAAGATAATGATTAAAGGTCTACATTCATTGTCCCATATCTGGACAATAACAGTTGTCCCAGTTTTAGAGTTTTGCATGGTGAGATTTTGTTCATGGAACGAGTGGCACGTAACCCAGATTTATATGACCCAAAGTATGGAACTACTGAAGAAAGAAAATTGCTTGGCTTAGATGTGGAAGGAGCAGTGAACTATAGTGAAAGCTTGGTTAGACTCCACTCTACTACTGCagtgggaagaagaaaaatcactcgaaatttgaagaagaatatAACTAAAAAGAGAAACAGGTGAATTAATAATTATGTTCTTTACAATCTCAAGTACATAATCTAATTTTGCGGTTTACCTATACTTGATACCATATCTGCAGAAATCTACATATGTTTAGCAAAAGCATATCCTGGTAACTGTGAGGCAGTGAGCCATCAACGGTTTGAGACGAGAGATAACACCATGATTATTTTTGTATAGCAGGTCTATAAGGACCACAATAACAATGGGCCTGGGAGAAGACAGTATCAACAGCCAACTCCACTATGCGAAGACGAGTAATACCCACTACCTGAGGATATTTTTTATGGAACCATAAATAAGCTCACAAATGTCTCAAGCCAAACCAAAAGTAGTATGGATAACAGGATTGAAAAGAGAGGAATGTTTTGTAACATATCACTTTCACGAGAGGATAATGGGAGGATCTTTCAGTCAACTTCTAAAGGCAGGAACATCTTCTTTTGATggtgaaagaagaaaaataaactttTGCCGACTTCCCAACTATGATTTTCCACTCGGAGCTTCATGACCCCACTCCCCATTAAACCCATGCAACAGAATTGAAGTCGGTAAAAGTCTATTTTTATAGCTTCCAGCATTTGACATGTCCAGACATCGAGCCATTCAGAAGTTTTCTGTAAAAAATCTATGAAAGTTGTGGATAAGGGTGTCGATAAAGGCTGGGGCGGTGGGTAAAAAAATCTGGTGGGGGAGGGCAATATCaggtttattctttttcttccctACAAACAACTAAGGAGCAAAATAAATGTTGTTGTCACTGACTGGCATCAATCACCAACACAACTACTTATAAATACAAAACGCAATTAACAACAACGATAACTAAGCTGGAAAAACAATCTACAAATACAAAGTATATCAAGAACTTGTGCGCAAATGGAAATGAAACCCAACAGAGCTCATCTTATTTTGCTGTTACTCCTCTCACTAACCTATGCCTCCATGGCTCGCCCAACAGACTTATCAGGGGCGGCGTCAGCACCTAGTGCTAAAAACCCAGCAGGTGTTGGTGCTGGGGGTAGCGGTTCTGGTCATGGTAGAAACTGGAACTACAATTGGGGGTGGGGATCAACTCCTGCAGGTGGATGGGGttatggttcaggttcaggtagATCTCCGAACGGTCCGGCAGGTGGATGGGGTTATGGTGCAGGCTACGGGTTTGGAGCAGGAACTGGAAGTGGATCAGGATCAGGATCAGGGTCTGGTAGTGGAGGTCATGGTGGTGATCACAGCACTGGGAGTGGCTATAACACTTCTCCTGAAGGAAATTAAAGCGGAAATGGTGGTTGACGCAGAGCTGTC
Coding sequences within:
- the LOC113274567 gene encoding putative glycine-rich cell wall structural protein 1; the protein is MEMKPNRAHLILLLLLSLTYASMARPTDLSGAASAPSAKNPAGVGAGGSGSGHGRNWNYNWGWGSTPAGGWGYGSGSGRSPNGPAGGWGYGAGYGFGAGTGSGSGSGSGSGSGGHGGDHSTGSGYNTSPEGN